The window ATGTTTGATTTAATTGATGCAAAACCAAGTGCAATAGAAACCGCTGAAGGCAAAACGAAAATAATTCCTATTGAAAAATATGGTATTAAACTCTTATCATTAGGCTTTTTTGCAGATCCTGGTCAGCCGGTTCCTTGGCGTGGACCAATGGCTTCTAACGCAGTAAAACAATTATTTAACGATACCAACTGGGGCGAATTAGACTATTTAATTGTTGATCTTCCTCCTGGTACTGGCGATATTCACATTACGATAACGCAAAGTTTTCCTATTTCTGGAGCAGTTGTGGTAACTACACCTCAACAGGTTGCATTGGCCGATACGCATAAAGGATTGGCTATGTTTAGGATGGCTGGAATTAATATTCCTGTATTAGGTGTAATTGAAAACATGTCGTACTTTACCCCTGCAGAACTACCTGATAATAAGTATTATATATTCGGAAAGGGCGGAGGAAGAAAATTAGCTGAGCGATTTGATGTTCCTTTTTTAGGTGAAATTCCTATTATTCAAAGCATTTCTGAAGCCGGAGATAACGGTAAACCAGTTGCATTAAATCAAAACCCATTTTTAGATGTTGTATTTGGAGATATTGCAAGCAAAATTGCTCAGCAAATTTCCATCAACAATGCACAAGTGGCTAATTGCTAAAAAAATTGCTATTTTTATATTTTAAACAACATTATAATGAATTTAACAGAGCGAGTTGAACAGGCATTGGAAACTGTCAGACCATATTTAAAGGCTGATGGAGGCGATGTTTCTGTTGAAGAAATTACTTCGGAGGGCGTAGTTAAACTAAGACTTTTAGGTAACTGCGGGTCTTGTCCGATGAGTTTTATGACGATGAAATCGGGCATAGAACAAGCAATTATGAAAGCCGTTCCTGAAATAACTTCAGTGGTTTCGGTTAATATGGCAGAACAAGATTAGCTTTAACACTATTTAACAAGGAAGTTTTATTATTAAAATTACTTTTGTCTCAATGAAATATTGTTTTGCGCTGATTTTATTCATGTTTTCTATAACTGCTTTTGCGCAACAAAGGCCTGAGGAAAAACTTATTCAATTTTCTGGAATAATTACTGATATTGACAGCACAAATGTAGTTCCTTATGTAACGATAACCAATCTTTCTGCAAAAAGCAGGCGTGTTGCCGCTGATTACAGAGGTTATTTTAGCTTCATTGTTAATCCTGGAGATACAATTTTATTTACCGCTATTGGTTATAAAAAGTTTTCGACTATTATTCCGCAAAGCGAAGCTGATAATAAATATACCATTATGGTAAAGTTAAAAGCTGAGGTAATAAATTTACCGAGTGTGCGTGTTTTCCCTTGGGCTACAACAGAAGAATTTACCCGTGAGTTTTTAGCAATGAAATTGGCCGATGATGATATGGCCATTGCTAAGAAAAACCTTTCTCGCTCATCGATTGATGGTTTAATCCAAACTTTACCACGTGATGGGCAGGAAATTGGGAGTCAGAATTATCGGTATAATTTTGATAGAATGGTTAACAAAAATATGGTGCAAACCAACCCATTGCTAAACCCTTTTGCCTGGGGTAAATTAATGCAGCAAATTTTCGACGGAGATAAAAGCCGAAATTCTAATTAATTACATTTCATTTTACTTATTATGGATTTACAAATTAAAGGTAAAGTTGCTTTTATTAGTGGCTCTACCTCGGGCATTGGATTTGCAATTGCTCACCGTTTATTGTTAGAAGGTGCCGAAGTAATTATAAATGGTCGATCTAATGAAACCGTTTCTAAAGCATTAGCGGAATTAAAACACTTAGTTGATGGTGCAATAGTGACAGGAATAGCTGCAGATTTTTCGAAAGTTGAAGATGTTAATTTCCTTGTTTCCAAGTTGCCAACTGTTGATATTCTTGTGAATAATGCTGGTATTTTTGAACCAAAGGAATTTGCAGATATTACCGATGAAGATTGGTTTCGATTTTTTGAAGTGAATGTAATGAGCGGAATTAGACTTTCCAGACATTGTTTCCCAAAAATGTTGGATAACAATTGGGGGAGAATTATATTTATTTCAAGTGAATCAGCAGTGTTTATTCCAGATGAGATGATTCATTATGGAATGACTAAAACAGCGCAGTTAGCGGTTAGTCGTGGGTTAGCCGAACTAACAAAAGGAACGAAAGTAACCGTTAATTCTATTTTGCCTGGCCCAACTAAATCAAGTGGAGTTTCTACTTTTATCAATGATTTGGCAAAGCAATCTGGCACCAGCATTGAGGAAACAGAAAAATTATTCTTCGAGAAAATGAGGCCATCTTCACTTTTGCAACGTTTTGCAAGTACTGATGAGATTGCAAATACAGTTGCTTATTATGTGAGTGAACTGGCATCTGCAACAAACGGTGCATCTATAAGGGTTGAAGGTGGTTTAATCCGTTCTATAACCTAAAATATATAAAATGAAAAAGGGAAAATGTTATCTATTTTCCCTTCATTTTCTGTTAAAAAACTATCTCTTTTTACTCTTATTCGGAAACTTCATTTTATAATCTGTACTTACATTTCCTTTAGAAATGGCATCTAGTCTGCTTTTAAGCATTGTTTTACGCAAAACACTAACCTTATCTGTAAATAATTTTCCTTCAATGTGATCATATTCATGTTGAATTACACGAGCAGGCATTCCATCTACATCATCTGTATGCTCTATCCAATTTTCATCAAAATAATTAACTTTGATTTTCGGCTTACGCATGATGTTTTCGCGAATATCTGGAATGCTTAAACAACCTTCGTTAAAGCTCCAAAGTTCACCTGTTTCTTCAACAATTTTCGCATTTATAAAAACTCGTTTATAGCCTGGACTGCCTTCATCATCTTCACCAGTATCTACAATAAATAGACGTATAGGCAGGCCAATTTGTGGTGCTGCTAAACCCACGCCATTTGCAAAGTACATGGTATCAAACATATCGCTGATCAACTTTTCTAAGTTGGGATAATTTTCGTCTATATCGGTGCCGATCTTCTTTAAAACCGGATCTCCATAAGCTACAATTGGTAATTTCATTGTATAATATATTTTAAATTTCGGCCATCATTGCGAGGCACGAAGCAATCTTAAAGCGCCAGATGTATAGCGTAGTTGCAGGAATGCTTCTTTTCTTGTTTTAATAATCAGCCAAATAG is drawn from Pedobacter mucosus and contains these coding sequences:
- a CDS encoding Mrp/NBP35 family ATP-binding protein, yielding MQISSQQVLDALKNVEDPDLKKDLVTLNMIKDLQIVDNQVSFTLELTTPACPMKEMLKNACNNAIKHFVSQKAEISINVTSRVTQPVNSSSLDNIKNIILVSSGKGGVGKSTVASNLAVVLAKDGAKVGLIDADIYGPSVPTMFDLIDAKPSAIETAEGKTKIIPIEKYGIKLLSLGFFADPGQPVPWRGPMASNAVKQLFNDTNWGELDYLIVDLPPGTGDIHITITQSFPISGAVVVTTPQQVALADTHKGLAMFRMAGINIPVLGVIENMSYFTPAELPDNKYYIFGKGGGRKLAERFDVPFLGEIPIIQSISEAGDNGKPVALNQNPFLDVVFGDIASKIAQQISINNAQVANC
- a CDS encoding NifU family protein — encoded protein: MNLTERVEQALETVRPYLKADGGDVSVEEITSEGVVKLRLLGNCGSCPMSFMTMKSGIEQAIMKAVPEITSVVSVNMAEQD
- a CDS encoding SDR family NAD(P)-dependent oxidoreductase codes for the protein MDLQIKGKVAFISGSTSGIGFAIAHRLLLEGAEVIINGRSNETVSKALAELKHLVDGAIVTGIAADFSKVEDVNFLVSKLPTVDILVNNAGIFEPKEFADITDEDWFRFFEVNVMSGIRLSRHCFPKMLDNNWGRIIFISSESAVFIPDEMIHYGMTKTAQLAVSRGLAELTKGTKVTVNSILPGPTKSSGVSTFINDLAKQSGTSIEETEKLFFEKMRPSSLLQRFASTDEIANTVAYYVSELASATNGASIRVEGGLIRSIT
- the def gene encoding peptide deformylase, with protein sequence MKLPIVAYGDPVLKKIGTDIDENYPNLEKLISDMFDTMYFANGVGLAAPQIGLPIRLFIVDTGEDDEGSPGYKRVFINAKIVEETGELWSFNEGCLSIPDIRENIMRKPKIKVNYFDENWIEHTDDVDGMPARVIQHEYDHIEGKLFTDKVSVLRKTMLKSRLDAISKGNVSTDYKMKFPNKSKKR